The following proteins come from a genomic window of Caldisericia bacterium:
- a CDS encoding alpha-ketoacid dehydrogenase subunit beta, with protein sequence MREITFSEALGEAILEEMERDPTIFTYGEDIAKQGGIFGAYKSLLGKFPGRIFDTPISEEVIYGSALGAALVGMRPVVEFHFADFLFTGIQSITLQIEKIRYMTGGQGKLHLVLRGPDGVAQSAAAQHSESIETIFMHVPGIKIIIPSTPYDMKGLMKTALRSDDPVICFEHKRLYKIKGPVPEEEYLIPFGVADIKREGKDVTVVAMSRMVHESLKAADELEKEGISVEVIDLRTLVPWDKERVIESVKKTNHLVVAHETWKRAGWGAEIASVVQEEAFDYLDAPILRIGERNVPMPFSPPLEEFVTPDYKDVINAVKRVLE encoded by the coding sequence ATGAGAGAGATAACTTTCTCAGAAGCATTGGGTGAAGCAATCCTTGAGGAAATGGAAAGGGATCCTACCATATTCACATATGGGGAGGACATTGCAAAACAGGGAGGTATATTTGGTGCCTATAAATCACTCTTGGGAAAATTTCCCGGCAGAATATTTGATACACCAATATCTGAAGAAGTAATTTACGGTTCAGCGTTGGGTGCTGCCCTTGTAGGGATGCGTCCTGTAGTTGAATTTCACTTTGCAGACTTCCTCTTTACAGGAATACAATCAATAACTCTACAGATTGAGAAGATAAGATACATGACAGGGGGACAGGGAAAACTTCACCTTGTTTTAAGAGGTCCTGATGGTGTAGCTCAATCAGCAGCAGCTCAGCATTCAGAATCAATAGAGACAATATTCATGCATGTGCCAGGGATAAAAATTATAATTCCCTCCACACCCTATGATATGAAAGGTTTGATGAAAACTGCATTAAGAAGTGATGACCCCGTTATATGTTTTGAGCACAAGAGACTTTACAAAATAAAAGGTCCAGTTCCAGAGGAAGAATATTTAATTCCATTTGGAGTTGCTGATATTAAAAGAGAGGGAAAGGATGTAACAGTTGTTGCTATGTCAAGAATGGTGCATGAGTCATTAAAAGCAGCAGATGAGTTGGAAAAAGAAGGGATAAGTGTTGAAGTAATTGATTTAAGAACATTGGTTCCCTGGGATAAGGAGAGAGTTATTGAGTCTGTAAAGAAGACAAACCACCTTGTGGTTGCTCACGAAACCTGGAAGAGAGCTGGATGGGGAGCAGAAATTGCCAGTGTAGTTCAGGAGGAAGCATTTGACTATTTAGATGCACCTATTTTAAGAATTGGTGAGAGAAATGTTCCTATGCCATTTAGTCCACCACTTGAAGAGTTTGTAACACCAGATTATAAAGATGTGATTAATGCCGTTAAAAGGGTCTTGGAGTAA
- a CDS encoding 2-oxo acid dehydrogenase subunit E2 produces the protein MYEVRMPKFGLTMETGFIEKWFKKEGEKVQKGEPLLEVSSEKITNEVASPVSGIVKKIIGEEGKEYKVGEVIALIEEEGEKEEKKEIAPPSRKGEERIKISPLARRIAKEMNIDLSKVKGSGPGGRIVKRDLLPFLSTSTSSGEVKIEKLSGLRKVISERLSKSFHTVVTVTNILEVDFTEFIKKVDEKNVSITSGLIFVVSNVLKKFKKFNAHFDGDSLKIYTHVNIGVAVDTEKGLIVPVIKNTHSLSLQEINNKLKEIASKARSESLKPEEIRDSTFTITNLGMMATDIFTPVINPPEVAILGVGRIKKGIRIFDNNTLSIRDIGFLSLSYDHRVIDGADAARFLKELENLIENPSF, from the coding sequence ATGTATGAAGTAAGAATGCCAAAATTTGGTTTAACAATGGAAACGGGGTTTATAGAGAAGTGGTTTAAAAAGGAGGGTGAAAAGGTTCAGAAAGGAGAACCACTGCTTGAAGTTTCGTCAGAGAAGATAACAAATGAGGTAGCTTCACCTGTAAGTGGGATTGTAAAAAAGATAATAGGAGAAGAAGGAAAAGAGTATAAAGTTGGAGAAGTTATAGCCTTAATTGAAGAGGAAGGAGAAAAAGAGGAGAAGAAAGAGATAGCACCTCCTTCGAGGAAGGGAGAGGAACGGATAAAGATATCCCCTCTTGCAAGGAGAATAGCTAAGGAGATGAATATTGATCTATCAAAGGTTAAAGGAAGTGGTCCTGGAGGAAGAATAGTTAAAAGGGATCTCTTACCGTTCCTCTCCACCTCCACCTCCTCGGGGGAAGTAAAAATAGAGAAACTCTCAGGCTTAAGGAAAGTCATCTCTGAGAGACTTTCAAAATCCTTTCATACAGTAGTAACAGTAACAAACATTTTGGAGGTTGATTTTACCGAATTTATAAAAAAAGTAGATGAAAAGAATGTTAGTATCACATCTGGATTAATATTTGTTGTTTCAAATGTTTTGAAGAAATTTAAAAAATTCAATGCCCACTTTGATGGTGATAGTTTGAAGATTTACACCCATGTAAATATTGGAGTTGCTGTTGATACGGAGAAAGGTCTTATTGTTCCAGTCATAAAAAATACTCACTCCCTATCGCTTCAGGAAATAAACAATAAACTTAAAGAGATTGCATCTAAAGCGAGAAGTGAATCTTTAAAACCAGAAGAAATAAGGGATTCTACATTCACAATAACCAATCTTGGAATGATGGCAACAGATATATTTACTCCTGTTATAAATCCACCAGAAGTTGCGATTTTAGGAGTTGGTAGAATCAAAAAGGGAATTAGAATCTTTGATAACAATACACTCTCCATAAGAGATATAGGTTTCCTCTCTCTTTCCTATGATCATAGGGTTATTGACGGTGCTGATGCAGCAAGATTTTTAAAGGAATTAGAAAACTTGATTGAAAACCCAAGTTTTTAA